The Dehalobacter sp. DCM sequence CAAGTACAACGCCACCTGACCAATAAAGCTATCTAAGCTGAAATTGACGACTCCTCCTTAGGCCGGGAACGCAATTCCCGTTTCCAGTTTAGACGGCTTAATCGTTTTCTCAGAGCGAAAACATAAATCATCAGAGCTGTGAAGCAGCATATGGCAGCAGCGATATAAATAGCAGGGTATCCAAAATGCTGTGCTATGATTCCCCAAATAACAGCACTCAATCCCATGGCCATATCCATCGCACAATAATATACGGAAAGTGCGGTTCCTTTACGGTCTGGGGAAGCAAGCATAATTACGACTGTATTAATGATGGGGACGACACACCCCATTCCGGTACCAAAAAAAACTGCAGATAGTAAGAACTGCCATAATTGAGCAGCAGTTCCCAGGATCAGTTGTGAAATGATGACTAAAATGATAGATACGAACAGGATGCTCCCCAGATTGAAGCGTTTGGAAAGTCTGCCGAAAATAAGCCGAGCTATCATTGTCCCTATGGAAGAAACAGTAAAAAACATACCAATTTCTTTGATTTCCAGACTCATCGCATAGCTGGCTACAAAAGTCAGTACCGCGCCATTAGAAGTCACTGTCAATAGCAACAAAATTGAAGGCCAGATAAGAGGTGCTTCTAAAAAACCAAAGCCCTTCTGTTTTGGCACGCTTCCAACCTGACTGCCCAACTTAGGTTCTTTTTTTCGTGTGTACTTAATCGGCAAAGCACAGATCATACTGGCGACAGACACCCCAACAGCGGCTATAAACAGCGCGGGATACCCGTAGACTTGTATCATATATAAGCCAAGCAGCGGTCCAATGGCCTGTGCCAAGGTATTGGACAATCCGAAATAGCCTATCCCTTCGGCCAATCGGTTCATCGGCAGAATGTCTGCGACTACAGTGGCAATAGCGGTGGAACCGGCACTGAAACCAATGCCGTTAATCGTCCTGAAAATCAATAATACTGATATAGACTGGGTAAAAACGTAGGCAACGGTTGATAGCGTAATCAATGACAGTCCCAGGATAACCACGGTTTTCCTGCTGTGTTTATCTAACATCTGTCCAAAGACCGGCCTGAAAACCAAGGCGGAAAATGAATAAATCCCTGTCAGCAAACCGGCTTGGCTGTTACTGCCGCCTATTTTCAATGCATATAGTGATAACAGTGCCAAGGAACTCGAATGCACCATAGAGGTTAAAAAATTAGCAAGCATCATTAACAGATATTTTAAACTCCATAATTGATTGGGCATTGTGTGTTCCAATGAATGTTCTCGATCTCTCATTCTAATTCTATACACTCCATATTATTTCATAAGCAACTCACGCCTTATGATTTCAAAAACATATTATTAAAAGTGAACAAAAATAAAACGGCTCAAAACTAGTGCCTTGTAAACTCTAATTCCTGTACACCCTTGCGGCAGATTTCATGTAATACTGCGTTGTCGTCAATCGGCATACGCTCGGTATGCCTCAATCCTCCGCCTTGTCTTACAAGAAATCTGCTCACAATTATATTACAGTTTTAGAGTTTACAAGGCACTAGTAATATATCTAATATTCTAACACCACTTCGATATCATTTCTATTTAATAATATGTTAATTCGCCGAAAGACTTAGCAATTTTCTTACGGAAAACCCATTTTTTATTTAAATATAAAAGGGACTATTGACATGAACAAAAAGTTCATTATTCAATAGTCCCTTTCACTAATATCCTCATAAGCGCATTATTTTCTTGATCCATTTCCTGCTATTTTAGGTTTCATCTTTAGGTGTAACCTTAGGCTGATCGGACTTCAGCTCCAATCCCGTTCCCTCGACGATAGCTGCGTCCGTAGATGTGTCTACAAGCCGTATACCCACGCGGTCACCCACGTTTACCAGTACAATATTCCTGCTCTCCGCAGCTGATATAGCAAAGTAGGAGTTGTCGGAATCAAGCAGCAGATAATAAACACTGGTCCCATTAACAACTGCCACTCGGATGTCCTTCACAACGCCCTCAATATCGCTTGTCACCGCAGGCACTTCGTCAATCAGTCCATTCTGTTTAAGCAAGCGTATATAAGCCATCTCGCACTCCGCCACCGTAGTGCCTGTTGCTACGATATTGTATTTTTGGACATTGACCATGGCGTACATCTTAACAAGAGCAGCATTGTCCTTCAGGGCCACAAAGTAAGTAGGTTGGTCAGAAATGTTAAGTAGCAGCGGAAAAGTGGCAACGTACCCAAGGTGCTGCACAACACCCTGTGCAGAATTCATAGCAGAGAATTCCTCCGCGCCTGCGCAGGAGTAGTAGCGTGCTTCCTTGGTGCGCTGGTTACAGAGGATGAACCCGATATTACTTTGGTCACCTGTTACCGATGTGATGCCGGTGTAGACATACACATCGTCATTCTGAGCAATATAATTGTAGCCATCCGTGGTTACTGTAACACCCTTCTGTCCAAATATCGAGTTGATTAAGCCGCTGGCATAACGACCGTGATAATCATATTGTTGAATAATAAGCTCTGCGGAGTAGACTTGGTCTACCCAGCTCGGTACATTTTCATAATAGGTGCTCTCGCCGGTTACCGCATCAACCATTACCGCGCCTTTGATGTCAGTGCCTCCGAACAGTCCGATAGTCTTAACCATTCTGGGGCATATCCAGTAAGGATGCCCATTATCATCAATTTCAAAGTGGGGCGTATCAAACATATAGGTCGGAAAGTTGAACCGCAAATGGCGGTAGAGATAGCGAGAGAAATGCTCGGCATTCGTGTATTTAATTCCCTCCTGAAGTCTTACGACATTCACATTCTGGGTCACCATGTCGATAATGATGTAGGCGGGAATACCTTCGGCACGGTTACCCAGCCACTTGAAGATATCACCGTAAGCAAGCGTGGCGATCCGCACCGGGCGATCTTTATAATTGATCTGGGTGTAGTCGTTGACTACCTCGAACTGGCTGACCATGTCTGAAAGTTCCCCCAGTTTACGATCACCCAGGCGTTGGGCGGAAGTTTTATCGAGCATGGGTATCTGATCATAGGAGATTTGTTCCACTTCGGCAGCAAAATCGCCGGGTGTGACGGGCAGGATCTCAGAATAGGAACGGGCGTGCAAAATAACACTGGAATAAATGCTTCCCAATAATACCACGAGGGCTAATCCGATGCAGATAAGACCGGGAATAGCACAGTATTTTTTGATCACCCGTAAGATCGACTTGATGTCGGTCAATTCGTTGGCCATGCCCCTGGTTATCAGGGTAACAAAGCAAAAGAGGGCTAAACATAGACACAAGAACAGATAGAACTCAGTATTTTGCAGATTGATTGCAGGCAAGACAACGTAGAAGTAGATCACCGCAAACACAAGAGTGATAAGCAATGCGGTGAGCAAGGGCGGGCGTCGTTTGCGTGGCGTCTTCTTCCTATTAAATCCATGTAGCATGTCATATTCCTCCATCAACTGATTTCATTGATTTAATACACATCATTTCACGATAAGTATGTGGAAAGCAACCCATTATTATCAATTAGGTTGTTGATTATATTAAACCAGAATTTCCATTAAATGAAAAGGGCAGTAGGTCTGCTTTTTCAAAACACCCCTTAGATTAAAACCATTGACCTTCCTTAGTGGAAGGATTATTCTTTTATTAGTGTTTTATAGGTATATGAAATAAGGGGCGTTATGCAAATGAAAGATAGCTTCTCGAAATTCGGAGTGAGAGATCGCGATTTTACCTTTTTTCTGATTATGGTGGTTCTGATTGGCTTAGGCCAAAGTGTAGACAATTCTGTCTTTAATAATTTTCTTAAAGACCAGTTCGATTTTGGCGTTATGCAGAGAACGTTATTGGAATTACCCAGAGAATTACCGGGTTTATTGGTCTTTATCTTCACTGGATTGTTGTTTGTTTTAGGCGATGTCCGAATGGCGGCTCTCGCCAACCTGGCAGCCGCTGTGGGAATGTTTTTGCTTGGAATTATCCCGAATAACATTTTCGCCATGCTCTTGGTTGTTTTTATCTATAGCAGCGGTCAGCATCTCTTTATGCCGCTGTTTAGTACGATTAGCATGAGTTTTGCACAGGAAGGCCAACTTGGTCGCAGATTAGGACAAATGAATGCGGTTATGAATTTATCCTTAGTGTTGAGCAGTGCGGGACTCTGGGCTTTATTCCATATACTGCAGATCAATTATATGGTCTCGTTTACAATCGGTGCCATCGCTTTTGCCGGCGCTGCGGTCTTTCTTATCCTTATGAATAAAAAGCGAATGCCTCTTCAGACAAACCGTTTTGTTTTTCGCAAAGAGTACGGCCTTTATTATTGGCTGAATGTTTTGCACGGCGCAAGAAAACAAATATTTATAACGTTTGCCCCTTGGGTCTTGGTCGATGTCTTTAAACAGAAAGTGGCAACGATGGTACTTCTGTTCTTTATCATCGCTTGCCTTGGTATTATCGTGAAACCGCTGATCGGACGATTGATCGATCATATCGGTGAAAAGCTGATCTTGACGGGAGAAGCGGTGATTCTGTTTGTCCTCTGCCTGGGGTATGCTTTCGCCGCGGATTTATTTCCGGGAACCGTGGCCGTCGTGGTAGTTGCCGTTTGTTATATTTTAGATATGAGCCTTGATGCTGTAAGCATGGCTCGAACGACGTATGTGAAAAAAATTGCAGTCTGTGACGATGATGTTTCACCGACACTTTCCATGGGTGTAAGCCTTGATCATGTCGTCTCCATGATTATCCCACTGCTTGGAGGCTCCATTTGGATCATGGCCGGATCAGGAGGGTACAAATACGTTTTTCTCGGCGGTGCAGTCATCGCCTTACTTAATTTCTTCTCCGCCCGCAGAATTTTCATCAACGTGCGAAAATAACTGACGAGAGAGTCCTTCGACACTTTGATAGACTGTATGTTATACAGTTATATTCAGAAAATTCAGCATAACCATTGTATTTTTGCCTTGGTCTATGTTTGCCAATGCCTTTAATAATCAAAAGCGCCCCACGGGATTCTCCCGTGGGGCTTCACTTACGATTACGTATCGCTGAATTACTTTCTTTGGGTTCTCCTTTCCTTTAATAGGTTATACTTTAATTCCGCCTCTCTGAGCTTAACAATAATCATTGATTTATCTTGAATCGTATTGTCAGCCAACTGCTCACGCAGATCTCCGATTTCCTTTAACAAATGCACTTCATCCGGTACGCACCCCGAATTGATCAGCACCATATATCCGGCACGCACATCCTCCGGGAGACTGGCCCAATAATCTAGATTAATGGATTTACCGAACGGAAGGTTATCAAATTCGCCGTTTCTGATCGCTTCCTGGATCTTTGCTTCCGCCAATCTTTCGAACATAAACCGTTTCAGCCTCCTAATAATAAATCAAATCTACCGTCATTATAAACCCCGCCTTTAGGGTCGAGTCAACAACATTGGATTATAGATTCAGTTATATACTGAAAAAGCAAAAAGCCCAGAATTACTGGACTTTTCTTGTATTCGTATCTCCGAGTTAATTATTGCGCGCTGCAATTGTTTTCAAATGGACAGTTCCAGCATTCTTTCATCTTGTCGATACACTGGGTATTAACGACGCCAAATCGTTGGCAGATATTTTTGCTTGCGCATTGGGGACAACCTTGCTGAAACGGATCGCCGCTGCTAACAGGTACCGTGTATTCATAATCACAATCGGCACAAACCATAAAATAATGAGACATAATAAATACTCCTTATGCGTATGATTGTTCCTTATGAGTATATCATCGCTTGTTTCGTACTTCAAGTGTGCGCTCACTCGATTTGTGACTCACAATAAAGCACACCCTCCAAACACGCAGCAGCAAAATGAGTGTAAACGGAGCCGCTGTCCACCACATTTCAAATGCGGTTGTCAAGACGACAATCGAGCCCAGAAGTATGATGTGCAAGATTTTACGAAATACCTCCGTGGGCACCGCGACAAACCGGCGCATCGCAAGCGCGCCCGACGCGCCGGCTGCAGATATAATCAATTTTATTCTGAAACCGCAACAGTGTCATAGGGCCAGTTGTTTATTCCGCCGAAATCATAAACCTTTGTATACCCTAATTGGGCAAGCTTGCTCGCCGCTTGCGCACTTCGATTCCCCGACCGGCAATATATTAGTATTTCCACATCAAGATCCGGAAGAAGTTCCGGTTGGGCGTCTGTTATTGTTTCGTTTGGTATGAGGACAGCCCCGGGTATATGTTTCGCATTAAATTCTTCTTGCGTGCGTACATCGACAACAAGAACGCTGTCGCCACTGTCGATTCGTGCTTTTGCTTCTTCAGCAGTTAGTTTGTGATATTCAGCACGAGCCAAGTGGGACGCTTCTGGTGTTTTCGTTGTACATGAAGCTGAAATAACGATCCCAAGTAATAGTAACAGAAACATATATTTATTTTTCACGCTAATCACCGCCTAAAGAATCACTTTAGATTATGGGCATGATGACTTACGGTACAATCATAACGGGGCAAGTCGTTTCGTGAAGGACATGGGATGCGACACTTCCCAATATCGTGCGCCGGACCGGGCCCAGTCCTCGATAGCCCATCACAATGAAATCAACGGCACTTTCCTTGGCTTCCTTACAAATTTCGTTGCCGGGATCGCCTATGCGCACTTTTGTGTGAACCGGAAACGAAAATTTGTCCATAATCTTTTTCTCATGTTCAAATATACTATTACTCATCTCTTCCTGATAGGCCTGAATTTCGTCATGACTAAAAAAACGTTTGACATGGGGGGTATTATAACTGGGTTGAACATTCAACAATATTAATTCATACGACTCTTTTTCGATAAGAGATAAAGCAAATTGGAGAGCTTTGTCGGACCCCTCTGATCCATCTACCGGTATTAAAATTTTTTTCATTCTATCGCACTCCTTGTATAAGTAATAACCCTTACATCAACATCACACATTATTGTCGGAAGACTGTCTTTGCTTCTTCGTTTTTTTCATTCTCCCTAACAGGATTACCGCCGCAATGATAACGAGACTTAGAGTCCATTTCACTATGATATTCGCCTCGAAGAAGCCTTTAATCAACGGTTCATCCGTGATCATTTTTGATGCGGTCCACGCCAATACGCCAGCACCGATATAAATTATTATCGGGAATCGTTCCACCCATTTAAGAATAATCGTACTGCCCCAGACGACGATGGGAATACTAATCAACAACCCCAGAACAACCATAAAGAAACTGCCATGGGCAGCACCTGCGACCGCTAAGACATTGTCCACACCCATGACGGCATCGGCGATAATTATCGTTTTAATTGCGCCCCATAAACCATCTCCTGATTTCATTTTACCATGATCTTTGTCTTCAACAAGCAGCTTATACGCAATCCAGATCAGAAATAGTCCTCCTATTAATAACAAACCCGGAATTTTCAAGACCCATACCACGGCAAGGGTCAATACAGCCCGCACGGCAATAGCACCAATGGTTCCCCAAATAATTGCTTTTTTTTGCTTATCCTGAGGTAAATTTCTGGCAGCCAAACCAATGACAATCGCATTATCCCCAGCCAAAACCAAATCAGTAATAATGATGGCTACTAATACGGACCAAAATTCGGGTGTAAAAAAATCCATTCGTTTCACTCCTTCAGTTTTATTATTTGTATCTTCTTGTTAAAATATCAATCTACGCTTTCGGAACGGGACAGTGTGCGGATATATATAAAGACCTTTAACATGCTACACTGAAATAATGTAGAATGTTAAAGGTCTTGCTTCCCATTTAGGAGTATAAAGCCAGGTTATTATCACCGGTTGTTGACTTTATAACTCAACAGCTACTCCCCTTTAATTAAATGAAATATATCATATCGCTATTATCGTGTCAATTACAAAGAAACTAGTTATTAATTTACTTTAATTCCCAGTATATCCACTGCCTTTTTCATTACTTTTTCATCCAGGACGTGAAGAACCACTTGCGCTTCTTCATCGGCCTTTTCAACAAAGGCATACATATATTCGACAACAACCCCTTGTTTGACCAGGTCACTCATGATATCCGACAGCCCACCCGATCTGTCAGGCACCTTCAGTACCCATACTGGTGTGGTCGTAGCGACAATCTCCCGCAGTTTCAATTGTTCCGCCACTTTTTCCGGGTCCGCGACCATAATGCGCAGGACTCCAAAATCTTTGGTTTCTGCCAAAGACAATGCCCGGATATTCACGTTCAATTCTTTGAGGACTTCCAACACCGCTGCTAAACGGCCAATTGAATTCTCCAGAAAAATAGAAAGCTGCAACATAACGTCTTACCCCTTTCTCTTATCAATCACTCTTTTCGCCTTGCCTTCGCTGCGCGGTATACTCTTGGGTTCTACCAGTTTAACTCGAACAGCAATATTGATAATGTTTTGGATGCGGTTCTGCAGTCGTTCTTTTAAACTCTCCAGTTCACGGATATCTTCAAGGAAACTCTGGTCATTGACTTCAACCCATACTTCCAGTACGTCCAGGGACTCAACCCTTTCAACATTGATCAGATAATGCGGTATTACCCCTTCCACCGAGAGTATCGCTTCTTCAATCTGGCTGGGGAAGACATTCACGCCGCGAATAATCAGCATATCGTCGACCCGAGCACTGACTTTATCCATCGTCCAGCCTTCAAAACCACAGGAGCAGCGTCCATAGCGCAATCGGGTCAAGTCTTTGGTGTGATAACGAAGCCCTGGGAATCCCTCTTTATCGATACTGGTCAGAACCAGTGAACCCTTTTCTCCCAGGGGAAGTATATTCCCATTGTCATCCAAGATTTCCGGATAAAAATGTTCATCAATATGCAGCCCACTATGCTCATGGCAGTCGAGAGCCACACCCGGTCCCATTGACTCCGTCAATCCATAGATATCAAAGGCTTCAATACCTAATCGTTCTTCTATTTCTTTCCTCATTTGCGGTGTCCATGGTTCTGCCCCGAAGACACCTTTGCGCAGCTTTATATCAGAAAGTTTGATGCCCGCTTCAGCTAAACTATCCCCTAAATAAAGTGCATATGAAGGTGTACAGGCCAGAACAGTTGCGCCAAAATCTTGCATTAGCATCAGCTGCCGCTGGGTGTTGCCGCCAGACATGGGAACTGTGACGGCTCCAAGCTCCAGGCCGCCATAATGCAGCCCTATACCGCCGGTAAAAAGACCGTACCCGTAAGATACCTGAATAACATCATCCTTGGTTACCCCGATGCGCTGTAACCCCTTGGCGACAATCTTCCCCCACAGTGCAACATCGTTTTTAGTATAGCCAGCAACAATGGGCTTGCCTGTGGTTCCAGAAGAAGCATGCAGTTCTACAATTTCCTCCATCGGTACGGCAATCAAGCCGAAAGGATAATTCTGCCGCAAATCCTCTTTGCTTGTTAACGGGATCCGGGCAAAATCTTCTAACGTTTGAACATCTTCAGCGGAAGTGATTCCAACGTTCTTTAAACGTTCCCGGTGATAGGATACATTCAGCGCCAGTTTCACTGTTTTTTGCAATCGTGGTAACAGCTTTTCCTCACCAATCATTATTTCTCCTCCTTAAACATTTTATTAACAGCCGACTTACCTTAAAACTAAAAGATATATCGTTTTTGCAATCAATGCTGAGTCTGTCATCGACATTACAAAAGTTTCTATACCATAACGCTAACTTCCCAAGTGAATTAAAAAAACACCTTTCATCCTCTATGGGACGAAAAGTGTTCGTGGTACCACCCAATTTGAGTCAACTAAGACTCCACTCATACAGGTACGAGAATACAGAATATTCCTTATACCCCTTCCTTTTAACGGTGAAAGTCTCCGTCCGGACCTACTTTCCACTTCGGTTTCAGCCAGGCAGTTCAGAGGTGAACTTCAACGGTCGAACATTTAGCAGCGCTTACAGTCCATGACGCTGCCTCCCTGAAAATTCCTTGCGTTTACTTTACCCCGTCATTACTTTGTTATTAATATTGGTAAGTAGCTTACATGTGTCTATTCTACCAACTATTTTTTTTGTGGTCAACAATAAAGTGTAATTTTCATACTGTAGCTACAATCCTGCAAAATATCCCCGTAAAGCTTATTAGGCAAATTCTAGCTATATAAAATTAAAGTAAGCTCACGGTCATGTCTATCATGCATGCAACAAGACCATAAATTAACCTTGATTTACTTAACTATTTGTTTTTAACTTCTCAATTTCCTCTTCTACTTCCTTAGCACCTTCGGCATAGAACTTTTCCTCTTCAGGATCAAGTTCCTTCAGTAATCTCAAAAACTCACCGGCATGAACTCTTTCTTCGTCGGCAATATCCTTCAGTACTTCTTTCGCCAATTTGTTATCTGTCGATTCTGCCAATTGCATATACATCTGGATTGCCTCATATTCTGCTGATACCATGAATCGAATTGCTCTGATTAGTTCGGCGTCGGTAAGCTTTTTATCTTTAGCAAGTCCTGAAAACGGATGTCCAAAATCTGGCATAGTATTTGCCTCCTCATATTTTCTTTAATTGAGTATAATCAACGATATTAATATTTTACAAAAGATTTATTAACTTTTCTATAGTCGTTTTTGGGAATCCTCCGGGTGTTTATTGTCATTGCATTTAAATTCGAGATTCCTTTACATGTCAATAGTTAATTGATCTCCAGCGGAGATGTAGTCTATATGATCACCCATAACAGCTTTCAAACAATTATAGGACTCAATGCCAGTACAGTGGCAGGTGTAATACTGCGCTTGTGTCTCCAGCAATAATTTACCGAGCTCCTCCACAATACCCGGTGCTTCATTTTGTTTATTTCCGTGGTTATAAAGATGAAAGCCTCCGATCACATAGTCTGGCAGGTTACCCTTATCTGCTTTAAATTGATCGATAATATTTATTATTCCGTTGTGCGCGCAACCGGCAATCAGCAGTGTCTTGCCATTGTTGCTTATTATCAGATTCTGCTCATGAGCAAAATCATCGTTAATAAAAGCCTCGCCGATTTTCATAAACAAGTCTGTATTGCCAGAGGGAACTAGCCTTTTTGACTTAACACCGGAAAATAGTTCAAGTTCCTCATCAAGCTTAAGATGGTCACCACAGAGTATGAACCGATCATTAGGCAGTAGCTCCTTACCTAGGCCGATGTACGCTTTCACACCACCGGACCTGTTTGCGTAATGCTGTTCAAACGCCTTTTGATGCAAGTAGATCCTTGCTTTGCTGTTAATACTAAGAAATGTTTTTAAGCCGCCGCCATGGTCATAATGGCCATGAGAAACAACAGACACATCAACCTTTGTTAAATCAACGCCCAGCTTCTCAGCATTTTCAGCAAAAAGCCCGCTTGCGCCTGTATCAAACAAAAGCCTGTGTTTTTGGGTTTCAATATAGAGGCTAAGACCGTGTTCATTGCCAAATTTTGCTGACGCTGATGTGTTTTCTGATAACACCTTCACAATCATTTGATAGGTCCTTCGCTTTCTTTGGTATTAGTTTTTTTCATCTACTGGTATTGCTATCTTCATTTGAATCCTCTGTTCTAATCGTATCCCGATTGTTTTTGGCTTCGTCGGTATCTACCTCAAAGCCCCGTCCGTATCGATGCCTCCGGCAGCCGCCTCCGCCACATCGGTTACCTCGGCCATCGCATAACTGATAGTCGCCGCCCTCAATCCAGAGTACTTTTCCGTTGACTAATGACTCGGCAAGCACTCTCCTCGCTTCATCGTAAATTCCTTGAACCGTAGTCCGCGAAATGTTCATTTGATTGGCGCACGCCTCTTGCGTGAAACCATCCAAATCAATCAGCCTAATCGTTTCATACTCGTCAACGGTCATAATGACTGCGTCCACCGCATCTGCAGGGGAATCAAGCGGCCCGAAGCGGCTGCTGTCAGGTAAGCAGCAAACCCTTCTCCATTTTCTTGGTCTTGGCATAAAATTCTCACCTCGCTGAACTACAGAAATAACCAGAGCGTCCTCCGGTTATTTCTAACTGCTTCATAGATTTTCTAATTGTTTATCAATGGTGTCGAGCCGGCTTTTCAGCACATTTCTTTGCTCTTGGAGCAGCTCCTTTTGTGTCTTTGAAGATGCTTGGTTTACAGCAATTCCTCTTCCCATGCCGCACCCAAAACCACGCCTGTGGGTAAGTCCTAATCCTAGTCCTAAACCAGCTTCATCTTTAATCGCATACCCACCTGTGCATGAGCCCATACCTCTTCCGGTCTTTGCCCCTGCGCCCAGTGGTCCAGTTCTATCTCTTCTTGGCATAACATTCACCTCCTTATAGTTTCCGGCATATGTCGCTTTCGATTTTTATTATACGCCTTTTTGGGCATATGTCAATAACTACTTTTTCAAAAAATTCAATCTAAAACTGCCGTAATGTGAATAAGCATTCACATTACGGCAGCGAAAATAACGGGGGCTTTGAAATAACTCACTATATCTTTCTAGGATAGATTAGTAAGTATCTCATCATATTATGTCAGATAAGAAACCACGTGAAAAAAACTGGCTTAATTATAAGGCTAATATATCGTTTACAAATAAATTCACGTCTTCTTTTATTAGAGATAAACTTTTCTTTGCTTCAGCAATTGAAGATCCTTGACACAAAAATAAAACCGGATTTTAGGTTCTGTGCCTGATGGCCTTACCATTACATAACCTGTTGATAGTACAAAGCAGCTTCAGCTAAAAGTGCCGCAGCTTGAACGCCATCCTTGTCTCTGGCATATGTCCCGGCTAAATAACCATGACTTTCCTCAAAGCCAAACACAAAAGTGCCACGTCCGGACCTCTCCATGTCCTTTATCTGTTCGGCAATGTACTTAAACCCTACCAAACCGGCGGAAGCTGCCCTCCATCCTCCCAGTAAACCTTATAGCCGTTGTATTCTTTTGGATTGTGACTAGCGGTAATGTTTACCCCAGCTATGGCGTGCAGATATCGCACCGCAAAAGAAAGCTCCGGTGTAGGTCTAAGGCTTCCAAAAAGATATACCGGGATTTCATTAGCTGCAAGTACCAAAGCTGTTTCAGTGGCAAAGTCTCTGGAAAAACAACGACTGTCATAAGGCCCCGCTGACAGACCTCCTGCCCATGATCGCGGATAGCATCGGCAAGGGCCTGGGTTACTTTACGAAGTACATATTTATTCATTCGTTTTGTACCCGCTCCCAAAAGGCCTCTCATTCCTCCAG is a genomic window containing:
- a CDS encoding universal stress protein, which codes for MKKILIPVDGSEGSDKALQFALSLIEKESYELILLNVQPSYNTPHVKRFFSHDEIQAYQEEMSNSIFEHEKKIMDKFSFPVHTKVRIGDPGNEICKEAKESAVDFIVMGYRGLGPVRRTILGSVASHVLHETTCPVMIVP
- a CDS encoding rhodanese-like domain-containing protein; this translates as MFLLLLLGIVISASCTTKTPEASHLARAEYHKLTAEEAKARIDSGDSVLVVDVRTQEEFNAKHIPGAVLIPNETITDAQPELLPDLDVEILIYCRSGNRSAQAASKLAQLGYTKVYDFGGINNWPYDTVAVSE
- a CDS encoding MFS transporter, translated to MRDREHSLEHTMPNQLWSLKYLLMMLANFLTSMVHSSSLALLSLYALKIGGSNSQAGLLTGIYSFSALVFRPVFGQMLDKHSRKTVVILGLSLITLSTVAYVFTQSISVLLIFRTINGIGFSAGSTAIATVVADILPMNRLAEGIGYFGLSNTLAQAIGPLLGLYMIQVYGYPALFIAAVGVSVASMICALPIKYTRKKEPKLGSQVGSVPKQKGFGFLEAPLIWPSILLLLTVTSNGAVLTFVASYAMSLEIKEIGMFFTVSSIGTMIARLIFGRLSKRFNLGSILFVSIILVIISQLILGTAAQLWQFLLSAVFFGTGMGCVVPIINTVVIMLASPDRKGTALSVYYCAMDMAMGLSAVIWGIIAQHFGYPAIYIAAAICCFTALMIYVFALRKRLSRLNWKRELRSRPKEESSISA
- a CDS encoding ACT domain-containing protein, translated to MLQLSIFLENSIGRLAAVLEVLKELNVNIRALSLAETKDFGVLRIMVADPEKVAEQLKLREIVATTTPVWVLKVPDRSGGLSDIMSDLVKQGVVVEYMYAFVEKADEEAQVVLHVLDEKVMKKAVDILGIKVN
- a CDS encoding TerC family protein, with the translated sequence MDFFTPEFWSVLVAIIITDLVLAGDNAIVIGLAARNLPQDKQKKAIIWGTIGAIAVRAVLTLAVVWVLKIPGLLLIGGLFLIWIAYKLLVEDKDHGKMKSGDGLWGAIKTIIIADAVMGVDNVLAVAGAAHGSFFMVVLGLLISIPIVVWGSTIILKWVERFPIIIYIGAGVLAWTASKMITDEPLIKGFFEANIIVKWTLSLVIIAAVILLGRMKKTKKQRQSSDNNV
- a CDS encoding J-domain-containing protein; the encoded protein is MFERLAEAKIQEAIRNGEFDNLPFGKSINLDYWASLPEDVRAGYMVLINSGCVPDEVHLLKEIGDLREQLADNTIQDKSMIIVKLREAELKYNLLKERRTQRK
- a CDS encoding CvpA family protein, which gives rise to MLHGFNRKKTPRKRRPPLLTALLITLVFAVIYFYVVLPAINLQNTEFYLFLCLCLALFCFVTLITRGMANELTDIKSILRVIKKYCAIPGLICIGLALVVLLGSIYSSVILHARSYSEILPVTPGDFAAEVEQISYDQIPMLDKTSAQRLGDRKLGELSDMVSQFEVVNDYTQINYKDRPVRIATLAYGDIFKWLGNRAEGIPAYIIIDMVTQNVNVVRLQEGIKYTNAEHFSRYLYRHLRFNFPTYMFDTPHFEIDDNGHPYWICPRMVKTIGLFGGTDIKGAVMVDAVTGESTYYENVPSWVDQVYSAELIIQQYDYHGRYASGLINSIFGQKGVTVTTDGYNYIAQNDDVYVYTGITSVTGDQSNIGFILCNQRTKEARYYSCAGAEEFSAMNSAQGVVQHLGYVATFPLLLNISDQPTYFVALKDNAALVKMYAMVNVQKYNIVATGTTVAECEMAYIRLLKQNGLIDEVPAVTSDIEGVVKDIRVAVVNGTSVYYLLLDSDNSYFAISAAESRNIVLVNVGDRVGIRLVDTSTDAAIVEGTGLELKSDQPKVTPKDET
- a CDS encoding MFS transporter, whose amino-acid sequence is MKDSFSKFGVRDRDFTFFLIMVVLIGLGQSVDNSVFNNFLKDQFDFGVMQRTLLELPRELPGLLVFIFTGLLFVLGDVRMAALANLAAAVGMFLLGIIPNNIFAMLLVVFIYSSGQHLFMPLFSTISMSFAQEGQLGRRLGQMNAVMNLSLVLSSAGLWALFHILQINYMVSFTIGAIAFAGAAVFLILMNKKRMPLQTNRFVFRKEYGLYYWLNVLHGARKQIFITFAPWVLVDVFKQKVATMVLLFFIIACLGIIVKPLIGRLIDHIGEKLILTGEAVILFVLCLGYAFAADLFPGTVAVVVVAVCYILDMSLDAVSMARTTYVKKIAVCDDDVSPTLSMGVSLDHVVSMIIPLLGGSIWIMAGSGGYKYVFLGGAVIALLNFFSARRIFINVRK